One Mesorhizobium sp. L-2-11 genomic region harbors:
- a CDS encoding MurR/RpiR family transcriptional regulator — protein sequence MAELLVERFENMPPQLRVAARFVLDHPKDVALMSMREQAHQAGVSHSTMMRLARWLGLDGYEDMRSLYARALRETGAGEPARRGADQGGDAGYSTAGVVADTLAAQVSSLGEYGNASQFIAAADLLARSRNLFGLGSRSFYPVANHFVHIMSFLAGGDRKVTLVGEMGGHGLDALQGAGRGDVLLAVGMSPYERTTIEVARQSARQGVGVLAITDSSVSPLARIARETIIVTANSQSFFRSMAPAFAAVEILAALTAAQSEVNAAERVRQSEEQLAAFGIYWKPPR from the coding sequence TTGGCGGAGCTGTTGGTCGAACGGTTCGAGAATATGCCGCCGCAACTGCGGGTCGCGGCGCGTTTCGTGCTAGACCATCCCAAGGATGTCGCACTGATGTCGATGCGCGAGCAGGCACATCAGGCCGGTGTTTCGCACAGCACGATGATGCGGTTGGCGCGATGGCTCGGCCTTGACGGCTACGAGGACATGCGCAGCCTGTACGCGCGCGCGCTGCGTGAGACAGGCGCCGGTGAGCCGGCGCGAAGGGGTGCCGACCAGGGGGGCGATGCGGGATATTCGACCGCAGGGGTTGTCGCCGACACGCTCGCGGCGCAGGTCTCAAGCCTGGGTGAGTACGGCAATGCCTCGCAATTCATTGCCGCAGCGGACCTCCTTGCACGATCACGCAATCTGTTTGGCCTCGGCTCGCGCTCCTTCTATCCGGTCGCCAACCACTTCGTTCACATCATGTCGTTTCTGGCTGGCGGCGACCGCAAGGTGACGCTTGTCGGCGAGATGGGCGGACATGGTCTGGATGCCTTGCAGGGCGCGGGACGCGGCGATGTGCTGCTTGCTGTCGGCATGTCGCCTTATGAACGCACGACGATCGAGGTGGCGCGCCAGTCGGCCAGGCAGGGTGTCGGCGTGCTGGCAATCACCGACAGCAGCGTGTCGCCGCTGGCCCGGATCGCGCGGGAGACCATCATCGTTACGGCCAATTCGCAGTCGTTCTTCCGCAGCATGGCGCCGGCGTTCGCCGCCGTCGAGATTCTGGCGGCACTGACGGCTGCGCAGTCTGAAGTGAATGCTGCAGAACGAGTAAGACAGTCGGAAGAGCAACTCGCTGCTTTCGGCATTTATTGGAAGCCGCCCCGCTAG
- a CDS encoding SctD/MshK family protein gives MIGKDWAIGKNRDAAARTPASRHCVALSVTHGFHAGAQLSLVAPLYTLGSSTESDVVLRDAGIAPVHARLRRKGSQIEIEAVGGDVTLATGEIIREGQGSRCKLPLTISIGDAHIRLVNPERRPNRWSVSNRPLLVAGSVLFAVFAVSVAANGFSFAEPDSGKKLSAQVDKPVTLAFAGDAGQSVVDDSSPTQAPSATEAERQLKLRLEQSGISTLAVQQSPGRLVVSGMIANDKHGAWIETQSWFDQAFGAHITLASNVMVGNAEQAPRLRLQAIWYGERPYVIATDGARYHEGAFTNDGWTVKRIGETELLLTKGGATVALKYP, from the coding sequence ATGATCGGCAAGGATTGGGCTATCGGCAAAAATCGGGATGCGGCGGCCCGCACCCCGGCATCGCGACATTGCGTTGCGCTCAGCGTAACGCATGGATTTCACGCCGGCGCCCAGCTCAGCCTGGTCGCGCCTCTGTATACGCTCGGCTCCAGCACGGAGTCGGACGTTGTTCTCAGGGACGCCGGCATCGCGCCAGTCCACGCAAGGTTGCGGCGCAAGGGCAGCCAAATTGAAATCGAAGCCGTTGGCGGCGATGTCACGCTCGCCACCGGCGAGATCATCCGTGAAGGCCAAGGCAGCCGCTGCAAGCTGCCGCTGACGATAAGCATCGGCGATGCCCATATCCGGCTGGTCAACCCGGAACGCCGGCCGAATCGCTGGTCTGTTTCCAATCGACCCCTCCTGGTTGCGGGCAGCGTTCTCTTTGCCGTTTTCGCTGTTTCCGTCGCCGCCAACGGGTTCTCCTTCGCCGAGCCCGACAGTGGCAAAAAGCTATCCGCTCAAGTCGATAAACCGGTCACGTTGGCCTTCGCCGGCGACGCCGGGCAGAGTGTCGTGGACGATTCGTCGCCGACACAAGCACCCAGCGCCACTGAGGCGGAACGCCAGCTCAAGCTGCGCCTCGAGCAATCCGGCATCAGTACATTGGCCGTTCAGCAGTCACCTGGACGACTCGTGGTCTCGGGCATGATCGCCAATGACAAGCATGGTGCCTGGATCGAAACGCAATCCTGGTTCGACCAGGCGTTCGGCGCGCACATCACCCTCGCCTCCAATGTCATGGTCGGCAACGCCGAGCAGGCGCCGCGCCTGAGGCTGCAGGCGATCTGGTATGGCGAGCGGCCTTATGTCATCGCCACCGACGGCGCACGCTATCATGAAGGCGCATTCACCAATGACGGCTGGACCGTGAAGCGCATTGGCGAGACGGAACTTCTCCTGACCAAGGGCGGCGCCACGGTCGCGCTGAAATATCCGTGA
- the sctV gene encoding type III secretion system export apparatus subunit SctV: MTISERLLHFLAKLSRRSDLVIAILMLVAVVMMLIPLPTFLVDILITANIAVSVLILLASFYVSHPLQFSSLPSVILIATLFRLAITITTTRLILLQADAGEIVSAFGSFVVGGSIAVGLVIFLIITVAQFIVVARGAERVAEVAARFTLDALPGKQMSIDAELRNGDIDQAEARRLRQQLERESQLFGAMDGAMKFVKGDVIAGIVIILVNLIGGFAIGTMQHDMSLGDAAVTYSLLTVGDGLVAQIPALLVAVAAGTMVTRVGSSDGTSDLGKQITSQLLRDSRALALAAVIMVGLAVVPGFPSLVFLILGACFGAGAYAINRRTARESEFRDIGQTAMAEQAGKPASLSSTPVAALPSSSRIVVRFGTELGRSVPEPEFATLADGVRRELFGDLGVDVPAIGLQVDEKLSARSMRIDLEGAPILDAEIPADRVLVESDPTHLDLLDVTYEKGSPIAGQRKFMWVDDRHLSALREAGFDFSTPAQTAAKWTGNALRLYAGHFVGIQETRRLLSDMEPDYADLVRQAQEIVPLQKIAEVLRRLVGENVPIRNLRLILEALIEWGQREQDVVLLTEYIRASLKRQISFRFAGRSNIIAAYVLQRSAEDILRNAVQSTSTGTFLNLSDDDAQALIAEIERALSQNATDVSPVVLAAMDVRRHMRSLLTHNAIELPVLSFQEIAQEFNVQPLATISGRSGVARNVSRSLPSATEAKAGQEAAS; encoded by the coding sequence ATGACGATATCTGAGCGCCTTCTGCACTTCCTTGCCAAGCTGTCACGCCGCAGCGATCTGGTCATTGCCATCCTGATGCTCGTTGCGGTGGTGATGATGCTCATCCCATTGCCGACCTTCCTCGTCGACATTCTCATCACCGCCAATATCGCCGTCAGCGTGCTTATCCTGCTGGCTTCGTTTTACGTTTCTCATCCGCTCCAGTTCTCGTCGCTGCCATCGGTCATCCTCATCGCCACCTTGTTCCGGCTGGCGATCACGATCACGACCACGCGCCTGATCCTGCTCCAGGCCGACGCAGGCGAGATCGTTTCAGCCTTCGGCAGTTTCGTCGTCGGCGGCAGTATTGCCGTGGGCCTTGTCATCTTCCTGATCATCACCGTTGCGCAGTTCATTGTGGTTGCGCGGGGTGCGGAACGCGTTGCAGAAGTTGCCGCGCGCTTCACACTCGATGCTCTGCCCGGCAAGCAGATGAGCATCGATGCAGAGTTGCGCAACGGAGACATCGATCAGGCGGAGGCACGCCGGCTGCGCCAGCAGCTTGAGCGAGAGAGCCAGCTGTTCGGCGCGATGGATGGCGCCATGAAATTCGTCAAGGGCGACGTCATCGCCGGCATTGTCATCATTCTGGTCAACCTGATCGGTGGTTTCGCGATCGGAACGATGCAGCACGACATGTCGCTGGGCGACGCCGCCGTGACCTACTCACTGCTCACGGTGGGTGACGGGCTGGTGGCGCAGATCCCGGCACTGCTCGTCGCCGTGGCCGCCGGCACGATGGTGACGCGCGTCGGCAGCTCGGACGGCACGAGCGACCTTGGCAAGCAAATAACCAGCCAGCTACTACGCGACTCCCGTGCGCTCGCACTCGCCGCGGTGATCATGGTCGGCCTTGCCGTCGTGCCAGGCTTTCCATCCCTTGTGTTTCTGATCCTTGGCGCCTGCTTCGGCGCCGGCGCCTATGCCATCAACCGCCGCACCGCCCGGGAATCCGAATTTAGGGATATCGGCCAGACCGCGATGGCCGAACAAGCTGGAAAACCGGCGTCGCTTTCATCAACGCCCGTTGCAGCACTGCCTTCTTCATCCCGCATCGTCGTACGCTTCGGAACCGAACTCGGACGCTCGGTCCCGGAACCCGAATTCGCCACGCTCGCCGATGGCGTGCGCCGCGAGCTTTTCGGCGATCTCGGTGTCGACGTCCCGGCCATCGGCCTGCAGGTCGACGAGAAGCTTTCAGCGAGAAGCATGCGCATCGATCTGGAGGGCGCACCCATCCTGGATGCTGAAATCCCCGCCGATCGCGTTCTTGTCGAATCCGACCCAACCCATCTCGACCTGCTCGATGTGACTTACGAAAAGGGGTCTCCGATTGCCGGTCAGCGCAAATTCATGTGGGTCGACGATCGCCACCTTTCGGCGTTGAGGGAAGCCGGCTTCGACTTCTCCACGCCGGCACAAACAGCGGCCAAATGGACCGGAAATGCACTTCGGCTCTATGCCGGCCATTTCGTCGGGATCCAGGAGACCCGCAGGCTGCTGTCGGACATGGAGCCGGACTATGCGGATCTGGTCAGACAGGCGCAGGAGATCGTGCCGCTGCAGAAAATCGCGGAGGTGCTTCGGCGACTTGTCGGCGAAAACGTGCCGATCCGCAACCTGCGCCTGATCCTCGAAGCGCTGATCGAATGGGGTCAACGCGAGCAGGACGTCGTTCTGCTTACGGAATATATTCGCGCGTCCTTGAAGCGCCAGATCAGCTTCCGCTTCGCTGGCCGCAGCAACATCATCGCAGCCTATGTTCTGCAGCGGTCGGCCGAGGACATCCTGCGAAACGCGGTGCAAAGCACATCGACCGGCACGTTCCTGAACCTTTCGGATGACGATGCGCAGGCATTGATCGCCGAAATCGAACGAGCCTTGTCGCAGAACGCCACCGATGTCTCACCGGTCGTCCTCGCGGCGATGGATGTACGCCGTCATATGCGAAGC